CGATCAAGTAATTTATTCATCCGAAAATCACCCCCCATGCCCCCCCTTGAAAAAAGGGGGGGATTGCCGTTGGCCATTGAGAACCTTTCCCCCCCTTAACAAGGGGGGGCTTGGGGGGGTGATTTTCATCCTCATTTGTGAGCGCCCCACTCATGGCGTCGCCTGTTAATCAAACATTCGTCTTGATACTGCTTGCGTCTTCAACCAGTACCTTCTCAGCGGCGGATGCAAGCAGGCGGTCGTTCTGATGATTTAGTGCAAAGATGCGGCATAGGACAACTTTGGCAGGTATATAATCGAAAAACTCTCTTAATGCCTCTTTTGAGACCTCGCCGGTAGAGGGATTATAAACGTATATCTGTCTCTCACCCATCATGAGTGGGTTTATAGGCCTTGGGTCCTGACTTGCCATATCAACCCTGAATGGAACATATTTCATATCTTCAGGAAGGGTGTCCTGTATCTCTTTATGCAGCTCTTCCTGATAAATAAACCTTCTGCCTTTTTCAACCTCTCTTATGGAAAGGGTCTTGTCATAAGCCATCTTCCACTTTACGTCCCTGACAAGGATCTTCTGCCATTCAGGATAAAGTTCAGATTTCGCGGATTCATTTGATCCTGCCCATCCCCTCACACCTTCAAGCAAAGACCAGTCAGTCAGCAGTAGATACTTATCTAATCTCTCAACAGGATTATACGGGAATAACAGCTTTATTGTCTCTTTAAATATCTCTTTAAGATGAAGGTCAATGGCACGGGTCGTCCTGTGATAATAGACATTTGTGTACATATAAAGCCGGGCATTTAAGAACATGTTTAAGGCAGAAAGCCCGGAACGATGGAGGGATATGCCCTTGTCTGTAAAAAAGGTATAGTGGATAAGGCGGTCAATATCAACAGGCCCTATTGCAACGCCGCACATAAACGAGTCCCTCAACACATAATCCATATTGTCTACAGTGTAGATGCCGCTTAAAAGGGGTTGAAGAAACAACAGCCATCTGGGTATGTCCTTTGTGTGAGAGCCTGAGTAGGGACCCTTTCCGATAAGAAACGCAAGATATTCAGGCATTAATTCCTCGCCGTGGTTAAATGCCCCGTTTGGGCTGCGCCTTATTCCCTTTATTATGTCCCCAAGTTCCCTGATAATAATCTTTTGCCCGACCGTCTCATGTGTTTCATCGTATTCATTAAGTACGTTGTCATCAAAGAAGTGTCCGAATGGGCCGTGTCCCACATCATGCAAAAGGGCGGTTGTGCGCAGCAGCTCCTCTATATAAGCCTCTGAAGGGCAGTCTTTAATAACTGCCTTCAGTGTCGGATAAAGGTGACCGGCAAACCTGCCTGCAATGTGCATTGCACCAAGCGAATGTTGGAACCTGCTGTGTTCTGCTGAAGGAAATACCCATCTTGCACTCTGGAGCTGATAAATATGTCTGAGCCTCTGCATCCATGGAGAGTCTATTAAGTCTTTTTCTGTTTTTTCAATTGGAAATGACCCCATCCCCACCCTGGCCCTCCCCTTGAAGGGGAGGGAAATTTCCTCTCCCTCAGGGAGAGGATTAAGGTGAGGGTGGTTTTTTTCATCCGAACCAGTACTGGGAACGGTAAATGTAATATAACTATGGATGGGGTCTGCTATTAGTGCTATGCCGTCATAAGTGGTAGGTTTTAACATCTGTTCAGTTTTATTCTATTTTTTGATCTTAATATCAATTGCCCTCGGCCCCCACGGGAGCTGGATTACCGAGAACTCAACACAATCATTGACCTTTATATCTTCCCATTTATCTATAAAAAGTTCATCTGCTAAAAACATAAACCTCTGATTGTCTTCGCCGGCAATAAAACCATACTGCATATCCTGTAGAATTTCTGCAATCTTTCCGCTTACTGTTTCAGTTAATTTATCTGTTTTAGTTGCCTGAAGATTTACAGCCGGCTGTACTGTAGCAGGTGTCTCTAAATGTTTTACTTCCTTGAAATCCTCAATCCTGATAGCAGGAAGGCTTCCCCTGTAGTGCTTATCCATAAAGGTTTTTATAAACCTTATATGTTCGTATATGGTCTTTTGCACAGATTCAGGCTTCTGTGACAGTTTAATGCCGGATACATGGACGAGCCTGTTATATATATGGTTCAGTTCACTGTTTTCAATATTCAATAATAGTTCAAGGGCATCCTGAAGTGACGGCCTGTGCTTTCTAATTTTACTATCATATTCTTTTGTAATGGAATCAAGGGATTCCAGTTCTTTAACATCAGAGAAGTGGATTAATGGTTTATCTTTGTGTTTCAGGGAAGGGTGGTTCCACTGGAGATACGCCTTGCACATGGTTAGTGTCTCTGAATGCAGCTTCTCATGGCTTGCAATCCCGACCCAGAAATTGTGTATCTCTGTACTATCTCTAAAAAGGGAGGAGAATTTGTAATACATATTTGATAATCTTTTTTCAATCCCTATGGCAACATCAAAGATTTCGAATACATTCATACGGCATACTTTATCGGGTCAGGTATACCTGCCTCAATAAATCCTTTCTTTCTCAATAAACAACTGTCACATCTCCCGCACGCAATCCCTTCCTCAGGAGGGTCATAACAGCTATGGGTTAGACTGTAATCAACTCCAAGGTCAATGCCCTTTTTTATTATCTCAGCCTTTGTAAGATTTATCAACGGTGTTTTAATAGTTATCTGAGTTTTACCCTCAACCCCTGCTCGGGTAGCAAGATTCGCCATATTCTCAAATGCCGTTATAAATTCAGGCCGGCAGTCAGGATAGCCGCTGTAATCCAGCACATTTACACCGAGAAAAATTGAGTCTGCCCCAATAACCTCTGCCCAGGAGAGTGCAATTGCAAGAAAGATTGTGTTACGGGCAGGTACATAAGTAACAGGTATGCCGTGCCCCATCTCATGCACACTGCGGTCTTTAGGGACTTCTATATCTGATGTTAAAGCAGACCCGCCGATTTCTCTTAAATCCACATTTACTATCTTATGTGTTTTTGCATTAAAAAAGGATGCAGTCTTTCCGGCGTTATCAAGCTCCTGCCTGTGCCTCTGCCCATAGTCTATGCTCAGTGCATATAACTCATATCCCTCAGAGCGTGCAATAGCCATAGTAGTTGTGGAGTCTACACCGCCGCTTAAAAGGATGACAGCTTTTTTCAATTGAAAATCTCCAAAGCTCACCCCCACCCTGACCCTCCCCCCTCATTTGAAATTGGGGGGAGGGAATTTTGAGGCTTCCCCTGCCCCTCCTTATAAAGGAAGAATTAAAGGGGACTCGGTATTCTTTTATCTTACTTCTTGCCTCTTACTTCTGCTCTACGCTCTGCTCTCACCCGGGAGGCCATGACAAATGCCTTCCGCCAAGGACATGCACATGAAGGTGATAGACCAGTTGACCGCCTGCGGTATTGCAGTTTATCACTATTCTGTACCCGGGATCTTTTATATTTTTAATCTCTGCAACCTTATTGACAACCATGCCGAGGCGGCCTACTAAATCCTTTTTATCCTCTCCAAGGTCATTAAAAGTAGCAATATGCTCCTTAGGGACAATCAGGACGTGGACAGGCGCCTGTGGATTAATATCATCAAAGGCTATACATGCATCATCTTCATAGAAAATACTGCTCGGTATCTCTTTTGAAATAATCTTACAGAATATACAGTTGCTCATTTTGTCTTTCCCTCCTTCTTTTTCTTCTCGAATCCTGAAATCCCGAATCGATCCTCAAGTTCTTTGTAAACATCCTGCGGGGTCAGTCCATGGTAGCCCAAGAGTACAAGTG
The sequence above is drawn from the Nitrospirota bacterium genome and encodes:
- a CDS encoding HD domain-containing protein; amino-acid sequence: MLKPTTYDGIALIADPIHSYITFTVPSTGSDEKNHPHLNPLPEGEEISLPFKGRARVGMGSFPIEKTEKDLIDSPWMQRLRHIYQLQSARWVFPSAEHSRFQHSLGAMHIAGRFAGHLYPTLKAVIKDCPSEAYIEELLRTTALLHDVGHGPFGHFFDDNVLNEYDETHETVGQKIIIRELGDIIKGIRRSPNGAFNHGEELMPEYLAFLIGKGPYSGSHTKDIPRWLLFLQPLLSGIYTVDNMDYVLRDSFMCGVAIGPVDIDRLIHYTFFTDKGISLHRSGLSALNMFLNARLYMYTNVYYHRTTRAIDLHLKEIFKETIKLLFPYNPVERLDKYLLLTDWSLLEGVRGWAGSNESAKSELYPEWQKILVRDVKWKMAYDKTLSIREVEKGRRFIYQEELHKEIQDTLPEDMKYVPFRVDMASQDPRPINPLMMGERQIYVYNPSTGEVSKEALREFFDYIPAKVVLCRIFALNHQNDRLLASAAEKVLVEDASSIKTNV
- the queC gene encoding 7-cyano-7-deazaguanine synthase QueC; this encodes MKKAVILLSGGVDSTTTMAIARSEGYELYALSIDYGQRHRQELDNAGKTASFFNAKTHKIVNVDLREIGGSALTSDIEVPKDRSVHEMGHGIPVTYVPARNTIFLAIALSWAEVIGADSIFLGVNVLDYSGYPDCRPEFITAFENMANLATRAGVEGKTQITIKTPLINLTKAEIIKKGIDLGVDYSLTHSCYDPPEEGIACGRCDSCLLRKKGFIEAGIPDPIKYAV
- a CDS encoding histidine triad nucleotide-binding protein, translated to MSNCIFCKIISKEIPSSIFYEDDACIAFDDINPQAPVHVLIVPKEHIATFNDLGEDKKDLVGRLGMVVNKVAEIKNIKDPGYRIVINCNTAGGQLVYHLHVHVLGGRHLSWPPG